From Synechococcus sp. MW101C3, a single genomic window includes:
- a CDS encoding branched-chain amino acid ABC transporter permease, with protein MSDLSLLVQMGLGALLALSVYLPLRAGQLSLATPGFYAIGGYVAALLSTRWPALAGNGALYPLPSLLLEMVLATGLATGLALLIGRPVLQLRGIYLAIATIALVEILRVVNLNAGWSGGAVGIFAIPQPFNGPQGYLICTALLLAFCCWLCARLEQMRLGRAMAAMREDELAARCMGVPTAQVALSAFVLSAAIAALTGVVAAHFLNTWNARQGSFDASITTLAFVVFGGSRTWLGPVLGGLFLTALPELLRPVGDLRLIVFGLVILVGPILAPQGLITPERLAALVHALPLPTARKSTSA; from the coding sequence GTGAGCGACCTCTCCCTGCTGGTGCAGATGGGGCTGGGCGCTCTGCTCGCCCTTTCGGTCTACCTGCCACTGCGTGCGGGTCAACTGTCACTCGCCACCCCGGGCTTCTATGCCATCGGCGGCTATGTGGCCGCACTGCTTTCCACGCGCTGGCCAGCGCTGGCCGGCAACGGAGCGCTCTATCCCTTGCCCTCGCTGCTGCTGGAAATGGTCCTGGCGACAGGGTTGGCCACAGGGCTGGCGCTGCTGATCGGCCGGCCGGTGCTCCAGCTGCGGGGCATCTATCTGGCGATCGCCACGATCGCCCTCGTGGAGATTCTGCGGGTGGTGAACCTCAACGCCGGCTGGAGTGGTGGTGCGGTGGGCATCTTCGCGATCCCACAACCGTTCAACGGCCCGCAGGGCTATCTGATCTGCACGGCCCTTCTCCTGGCGTTCTGCTGCTGGCTGTGCGCCCGGCTGGAGCAGATGCGCCTGGGACGGGCGATGGCCGCCATGCGGGAGGACGAACTGGCCGCCCGCTGCATGGGAGTGCCCACGGCTCAGGTGGCCTTGAGCGCCTTTGTGCTGAGCGCCGCGATCGCGGCGCTCACCGGGGTGGTGGCCGCCCATTTCCTCAACACCTGGAACGCCCGCCAAGGCAGCTTCGATGCCAGCATCACCACCCTCGCTTTCGTGGTGTTCGGGGGTTCACGCACCTGGCTCGGGCCGGTGCTGGGTGGCCTCTTTCTCACCGCACTGCCGGAACTGCTTCGGCCGGTGGGGGATCTGCGCCTGATCGTGTTCGGTCTGGTGATCCTGGTGGGCCCGATCCTGGCGCCGCAGGGCCTGATCACACCGGAACGGTTGGCGGCCCTGGTTCACGCCCTGCCACTGCCAACGGCCAGAAAAAGCACCTCGGCATGA
- a CDS encoding ABC transporter ATP-binding protein, producing MIATPLLELEAVTRSFGGLIAVNRVSLQVEAGSITGLIGPNGAGKTTLFNLISGLTPPDAGRILWHGAAIDGLPPERVNRLGIARTFQNLRLFGPLSCLDNVLVGLHSADRAPLLGALLNRSAFRRQQGQLRQRAHELLELLELDHLAHQPADSLAYGLRRRLEMARALATGPRLLLLDEPAAGMNPAEKATLADLIRRLRQHFDLTVLVIEHHVPLMMRLCDRLAVLNFGQRIAEGTPAEVRNDPLVIEAYLGSTT from the coding sequence ATGATCGCCACACCATTGCTGGAACTGGAGGCGGTCACCAGGAGTTTTGGCGGGCTGATCGCCGTGAACCGCGTGTCGCTGCAGGTGGAAGCCGGGTCGATCACCGGGCTGATCGGACCGAACGGAGCTGGCAAGACCACTCTGTTCAACCTGATCTCCGGGCTCACGCCCCCCGATGCGGGCCGCATCCTCTGGCACGGTGCCGCCATCGATGGCTTGCCGCCGGAACGGGTGAACCGGCTGGGCATCGCCCGCACCTTTCAGAACCTGCGCCTGTTCGGACCGCTCAGCTGCCTCGACAACGTGCTGGTGGGACTGCACAGCGCCGACAGAGCACCTCTGCTCGGCGCCCTGCTGAACCGGTCTGCTTTCCGGCGCCAGCAGGGCCAGCTGCGTCAGCGAGCCCATGAGCTGCTGGAACTGCTGGAGCTCGATCACCTGGCGCACCAGCCGGCCGACAGCCTCGCCTATGGGCTGCGGCGCCGGCTGGAGATGGCCCGTGCACTGGCCACCGGCCCCAGGTTGCTGCTGCTCGATGAGCCGGCTGCCGGCATGAATCCGGCCGAAAAAGCCACACTCGCCGATCTGATTCGGCGGCTGCGCCAGCACTTCGATCTCACCGTGCTCGTGATCGAGCACCACGTCCCCTTGATGATGCGCCTGTGCGACCGCCTTGCCGTGCTCAACTTCGGGCAGCGGATCGCTGAAGGGACTCCCGCCGAGGTACGCAACGATCCGCTGGTGATCGAGGCCTACCTGGGGAGCACGACATGA
- a CDS encoding ABC transporter ATP-binding protein, whose translation MNGVPPGGPTPLLALRGLTVRYGAIQALGDVNLELHSGELVTLLGANGAGKSTTLRAISGLVDAAAGSVEWKGRSLASLSTEATVRLGIGHCPEGRRVLARQSVATNLELGAFLRRDAKAIQADLDWCYSLFPRLADRRRQPAGSLSGGEQQMLAIARSLMGRPELLMLDEPSLGLAPRLVEELMAVLHTLHSQGLTILLVEQNAQAALAIADRGVVLEAGTVQLRGSAAALLADDELRASYLGA comes from the coding sequence ATGAACGGGGTTCCGCCAGGCGGACCCACGCCGCTGCTGGCCCTGCGGGGGCTCACGGTCCGCTACGGGGCGATCCAGGCCCTCGGCGATGTGAACCTCGAACTCCACAGCGGCGAGCTGGTGACGCTGCTCGGTGCCAACGGCGCCGGCAAAAGCACCACGCTGCGCGCCATCTCGGGGTTGGTGGATGCTGCCGCGGGATCGGTGGAATGGAAGGGGCGCTCTCTCGCCTCGTTGTCCACCGAAGCCACCGTGCGCCTTGGCATCGGCCATTGCCCGGAAGGCCGCCGGGTGCTGGCGCGCCAGAGCGTGGCCACCAATCTGGAACTGGGGGCCTTCCTGCGGCGTGATGCCAAGGCGATCCAAGCCGACCTCGACTGGTGCTACAGCCTGTTTCCGCGGCTTGCTGATCGGCGCCGCCAGCCGGCCGGCAGCCTCTCGGGGGGCGAGCAACAGATGCTGGCGATCGCCCGTTCCCTGATGGGACGGCCGGAACTGCTGATGCTGGATGAGCCAAGCCTTGGACTCGCCCCCAGGCTGGTGGAGGAACTGATGGCGGTGCTCCACACGTTGCACAGCCAGGGCCTCACGATCCTTCTGGTCGAGCAGAACGCCCAGGCGGCCTTGGCGATCGCCGACCGTGGCGTGGTGCTCGAAGCTGGGACAGTGCAATTGCGCGGCTCTGCCGCTGCCTTGCTCGCCGACGACGAACTGCGCGCCAGCTATCTGGGCGCTTGA
- a CDS encoding NAD(P)/FAD-dependent oxidoreductase, giving the protein MPRERFFLELEPPAEALRGRPHVVIVGGGFAGLSACKALAGADVRVTLIDKRNYNLFQPLLYQVSTGLVAPGDVTVPLRLLVGRQRNVQVLMGEVKEIDAEAKELVFNERRFSYDHLILAAGSGSSYFGHDEWQAIAPPMKQLEDALEIRERLLLAMEEAEQTPEAEKRRLLQSVVVVGGGPTGCELAGSVSELLRHALARDFRQLDPEDTRILLVDPGDRLLRGMHPDLGAGARRFLESIGVEVLLGGRVKAIEPGRVTISTAAGEQVREAATVCWTAGVKASPLGARLAEATGVPLDRGGRVPVEADFSVPGHPEIRVVGDLCAYAPSPGASPLPGLASVAVQMGSWVARDLRAGLEGRPQAPFRFVDFGSMAILGRLHAEADLRGWRVDGPLGWLIWGVAHLGFMPANENRVSLLVKWLWAIATRQRGSLLIMGEPRFEEGVPEGSAATDPGCSA; this is encoded by the coding sequence ATGCCACGCGAGCGCTTCTTTCTGGAGTTGGAGCCGCCGGCTGAAGCTCTGCGCGGGCGACCCCATGTGGTGATCGTGGGAGGGGGTTTTGCTGGGCTATCGGCGTGCAAAGCCCTGGCCGGCGCCGATGTTCGCGTGACGCTGATCGACAAGCGCAACTACAACCTGTTCCAACCGCTGCTGTATCAGGTGTCCACCGGGCTGGTGGCTCCGGGGGATGTGACCGTGCCGCTGCGGCTGCTGGTGGGGCGGCAGCGCAACGTGCAGGTGCTGATGGGGGAGGTGAAGGAAATCGATGCCGAGGCGAAGGAGCTGGTGTTCAACGAGCGCCGCTTCAGCTACGACCACCTGATCCTGGCGGCAGGTTCCGGCAGCTCCTACTTCGGCCACGACGAATGGCAGGCGATCGCCCCGCCGATGAAGCAGCTGGAAGACGCCCTGGAGATCCGCGAGCGGCTGCTGCTGGCGATGGAGGAGGCGGAGCAGACGCCCGAGGCGGAGAAGCGGCGCCTGCTGCAGTCGGTGGTGGTGGTGGGAGGCGGACCCACCGGCTGTGAGCTGGCGGGGTCGGTGTCGGAGCTGCTGCGCCACGCCCTGGCCAGGGATTTCCGCCAGCTCGATCCCGAAGACACCCGCATCCTGTTGGTGGATCCCGGCGATCGCCTGCTGCGGGGCATGCATCCCGATCTGGGCGCCGGCGCCAGGCGCTTCCTGGAATCCATCGGCGTGGAGGTGCTGCTGGGGGGCCGGGTGAAGGCGATCGAGCCGGGGCGGGTCACGATCAGCACCGCCGCTGGCGAGCAGGTGCGGGAGGCGGCCACGGTGTGCTGGACGGCGGGGGTGAAGGCGTCCCCACTGGGTGCCCGGCTGGCTGAGGCCACCGGCGTGCCCCTCGACCGGGGCGGCCGGGTGCCGGTGGAGGCGGATTTCTCCGTGCCCGGCCATCCCGAGATCCGGGTGGTGGGTGACCTCTGCGCCTATGCCCCCAGCCCGGGCGCCAGCCCGCTGCCGGGGCTGGCCAGCGTGGCGGTGCAGATGGGCAGCTGGGTGGCCCGTGATCTGCGGGCCGGCCTGGAAGGCCGCCCGCAGGCGCCGTTCCGCTTCGTGGATTTCGGCTCGATGGCGATCCTGGGGCGCCTGCACGCCGAAGCCGACCTGCGCGGCTGGCGCGTGGACGGTCCGCTGGGCTGGCTGATCTGGGGCGTGGCCCACCTGGGCTTCATGCCCGCCAACGAGAACCGGGTGAGCCTGCTGGTCAAATGGCTGTGGGCGATCGCCACCCGGCAGCGCGGCTCCCTGCTGATCATGGGAGAACCGCGTTTTGAGGAGGGTGTGCCGGAGGGCTCTGCCGCTACAGACCCGGGCTGCTCTGCATGA
- a CDS encoding SDR family NAD(P)-dependent oxidoreductase, with amino-acid sequence MTSTTNPDAIRTLAKLLEGKVAIVTGGNSGIGKAIVEALAHRGAKVVIDYRSHPEATEEIEREIGAFGGSSFGVQADVSKLDDLQRLVDAAVAKYGRIDVMVNNAGIETRTSILTTTPDDYDKVLDVNLRGVFFATQYAAKQMIAQGGGGRIINISSVHEDWPMPNNTPYCLAKGGVRMLTRTAALELAPHDITLVNVGPGAVATPINDATMKDPELMAKLDAAIPLGRMAQPEEVAKVVAFLASDDASYITATTIFADGGIMQSSPGL; translated from the coding sequence GTGACCAGCACCACCAATCCAGACGCCATCCGCACCCTGGCCAAGCTGCTTGAAGGCAAGGTGGCGATCGTGACCGGCGGCAACAGCGGCATCGGCAAAGCGATTGTGGAAGCCCTGGCGCACCGCGGCGCCAAGGTGGTGATCGACTACCGCTCCCATCCTGAGGCCACCGAAGAGATCGAGCGGGAGATCGGCGCGTTCGGCGGCAGCAGCTTCGGTGTGCAGGCTGATGTATCCAAGCTGGATGATCTTCAGCGCCTGGTGGATGCTGCAGTGGCGAAATACGGGCGCATTGATGTGATGGTGAACAACGCCGGTATCGAAACGCGCACCTCCATTCTCACCACCACCCCCGACGACTACGACAAGGTGCTGGATGTGAACCTGCGTGGCGTTTTCTTCGCCACCCAGTACGCCGCCAAGCAGATGATTGCCCAGGGCGGCGGCGGCCGCATCATCAACATCTCCTCGGTTCACGAAGACTGGCCCATGCCCAACAACACGCCCTACTGCCTCGCCAAGGGCGGCGTGCGCATGCTCACCCGCACAGCTGCCCTCGAGCTGGCTCCCCACGACATCACCCTGGTGAATGTGGGCCCGGGGGCCGTGGCCACTCCGATCAACGACGCCACGATGAAGGATCCGGAGCTGATGGCCAAGCTGGATGCCGCCATCCCGCTGGGCCGCATGGCCCAGCCGGAAGAGGTGGCCAAGGTGGTGGCTTTCCTCGCCAGCGACGACGCCAGCTACATCACCGCCACCACGATCTTTGCCGATGGCGGCATCATGCAGAGCAGCCCGGGTCTGTAG
- a CDS encoding DMT family transporter: MANVIPSTPPQEASGSMRSLLLGAALLVLAFLANTAQSAFGKALGSGMGPVPFTWLTFVIALALILPWVLWRGGRDLRTSVPLLHLLRSCTGLAGFFLFITAARLVNLVNANVLLNTTPLFIPLLGLLVLGQQVPRALWGCLAIGFAGMVIVVQPNASLLTRPGDLLGLAAGLLCAVEFLAVKRLDRTEAPLTQMIYFLLIGSVGSTLAILGPLRPEGQAGALLSGLDTSQWLTVLASGVCLACFQFLLIKAYTYAEPGAIGAFQYSSVVFAGLIGWIWFAETPTLAVWVGTALITLGGVLSIVLQRPGSTAQPAGPMGSTGSTGT, from the coding sequence GTGGCGAATGTGATTCCATCCACACCCCCGCAGGAGGCCTCCGGCTCAATGCGTTCACTGCTGCTGGGCGCCGCCCTGCTGGTGCTGGCCTTTCTGGCGAACACCGCCCAGAGCGCCTTCGGCAAAGCGCTCGGCAGTGGCATGGGGCCCGTGCCGTTCACCTGGCTCACCTTCGTGATCGCGCTGGCACTGATCCTGCCCTGGGTGCTGTGGCGCGGTGGCCGTGATCTGCGCACGTCCGTGCCACTGCTGCACCTGCTGCGCAGTTGCACCGGGCTGGCGGGGTTCTTTCTGTTCATTACCGCCGCGCGACTGGTGAATCTGGTCAACGCCAATGTGCTGCTGAACACCACGCCGTTGTTCATCCCGCTGCTGGGTCTGCTGGTGCTCGGCCAGCAGGTGCCCAGAGCTCTGTGGGGCTGCCTCGCCATCGGCTTTGCCGGCATGGTGATCGTGGTGCAGCCCAACGCCTCCCTGCTCACCCGCCCCGGCGATCTGCTGGGCCTGGCTGCCGGCCTGCTCTGCGCCGTGGAGTTCCTGGCCGTGAAGCGGCTCGACCGCACCGAGGCGCCGCTCACCCAGATGATCTATTTCCTGCTCATCGGCAGCGTCGGCTCCACCCTGGCGATCCTTGGTCCGCTGCGGCCGGAGGGACAGGCCGGTGCACTGCTCAGCGGGCTGGACACCAGCCAATGGCTCACGGTGCTGGCCTCCGGCGTGTGCCTGGCCTGCTTTCAGTTTCTCTTGATCAAGGCTTACACCTATGCCGAACCCGGCGCGATCGGCGCCTTTCAGTATTCGTCGGTGGTGTTCGCCGGCCTGATCGGCTGGATCTGGTTCGCCGAGACGCCCACCCTGGCGGTGTGGGTCGGCACCGCGCTGATCACCCTCGGCGGCGTGCTGAGCATCGTGCTGCAACGCCCGGGGAGCACCGCACAGCCTGCTGGCCCCATGGGCAGCACCGGCAGCACCGGCACATGA
- a CDS encoding VOC family protein, with product MTPPLVSSGPHIEAVAITCASAERSAAFFCASLGFIRLAEERVEGGPQAALFGLPQGRLQRVQLGLGEERLDLIEVLDPGPGQRPGRPLPPDSRSCDLWFQHLCLVTADLAASHARLQPLLAAGAITAVSAAPQRLPEWNTAAAGIWAFKFRDPDGHNLELLQFPDGKGDPRWHRPRPAGASELLGIDHSAIAIADTARSRAFYSELLGLTALPSGENSGLEQDRLDGLSETRVQITPLRCAAGMGIETLGYLPPNQGRPRLADQAPQDLAHWQIHLAASGLDRIAASAAAFGAELLPPGLVALEAGAVGSRRALRLADPDGHELLVLETAGVSAP from the coding sequence ATGACGCCCCCCCTGGTCAGCTCTGGCCCCCACATCGAAGCGGTGGCGATCACCTGTGCCAGTGCCGAGCGCAGCGCCGCCTTCTTCTGCGCGTCGCTTGGCTTCATCCGGCTGGCTGAGGAGCGGGTGGAGGGCGGGCCCCAGGCCGCTCTGTTCGGGCTGCCGCAGGGACGGCTGCAACGGGTGCAGCTGGGGCTGGGCGAGGAGCGGCTGGATCTGATCGAAGTGCTCGATCCTGGCCCGGGGCAGCGCCCGGGGCGGCCGCTGCCACCTGACTCACGCAGCTGCGATCTCTGGTTTCAACACCTCTGCCTCGTCACGGCGGATCTGGCGGCGAGCCACGCCCGGCTGCAGCCCCTGCTGGCCGCTGGCGCAATCACGGCGGTATCAGCGGCGCCGCAGCGGCTGCCCGAGTGGAACACCGCCGCCGCCGGCATCTGGGCCTTCAAGTTCCGTGATCCTGATGGCCACAACCTGGAGCTGCTGCAGTTTCCCGACGGCAAGGGGGATCCCCGCTGGCATCGCCCGCGGCCGGCCGGTGCCTCTGAGCTGCTCGGCATCGATCACAGCGCCATCGCCATCGCCGACACCGCCCGCAGCCGTGCCTTCTACAGCGAGCTGCTCGGCCTGACGGCACTGCCCAGCGGCGAAAACAGCGGGCTGGAGCAGGACCGGCTCGATGGGCTGAGCGAGACGCGGGTGCAGATCACGCCCCTGCGCTGCGCGGCAGGCATGGGCATCGAAACCCTTGGCTATCTGCCCCCCAACCAGGGGCGCCCGCGACTGGCGGATCAGGCGCCGCAGGACCTGGCCCACTGGCAGATCCACCTGGCGGCCAGCGGCCTCGATCGCATCGCCGCCAGCGCGGCGGCATTCGGGGCCGAGCTGCTGCCGCCCGGCCTGGTGGCGCTGGAAGCGGGGGCCGTCGGGAGCAGACGGGCGCTGCGGCTGGCCGATCCCGATGGCCACGAGCTGCTGGTGCTGGAAACCGCTGGCGTCAGCGCTCCCTGA
- a CDS encoding DoxX family protein, whose product MDIVEILVPIGPSPLSEAVLTLLRVFTGIAFIRHGWPKLRNLTTWATALKTPRWLCFLSAFSMWAGGIALIPGLLTPLAALAILVSMGYAMVLEVLAGTPFIAPDPYQIPPGDYAGPMGVGEPPSWEKAAMYVVMCLVLIGAGGGALSLDGLLIRDALMLNFG is encoded by the coding sequence GTGGACATCGTGGAGATCCTGGTGCCCATCGGCCCCTCTCCCCTCAGTGAAGCGGTGCTGACACTGCTGCGGGTGTTCACCGGCATCGCCTTCATCCGCCACGGCTGGCCGAAGCTGCGCAACCTCACCACCTGGGCAACCGCGCTGAAAACACCACGCTGGCTCTGCTTTCTGTCGGCATTCTCAATGTGGGCGGGCGGTATCGCCCTGATCCCCGGTCTGCTCACGCCGCTGGCCGCCCTGGCGATTCTGGTGTCGATGGGGTATGCCATGGTGCTGGAGGTTCTAGCGGGCACCCCCTTCATCGCCCCCGATCCCTATCAGATTCCGCCGGGAGATTATGCCGGCCCCATGGGCGTGGGGGAACCACCCAGCTGGGAAAAGGCCGCCATGTATGTGGTGATGTGCCTGGTGCTGATCGGAGCCGGAGGTGGCGCCCTTTCCCTCGACGGACTCCTGATTCGCGACGCCCTGATGCTCAACTTCGGCTGA
- a CDS encoding GMC family oxidoreductase: MPATPTARIIDPSITLAPLPGAGQLNPPDGSHVDVLIIGSGAGGGTLARHLAGSGLKVLVLERGDWLPQEPQNWSAEAVFQQGRYVSADTWHDKHGKAFQPGSHYMVGGATKMYGAAHFRLREADFGELIHHDGISPAWPLPYDVFEPYYQRAEELFHVHAQQGEDPTEPRRTAPYPHPPIAHEPRMQKLVDDLRAAGLRPFHAPSGVMLDEANLPFSRCRKCNRCDGFPCLVHAKGDADVVGIRPALADANVSLLTRAHVQRLLTDASGGRVTAVELLRDGEPMRFSADVVVVSCGAANSARLLLMSANDRHPAGLANGSGQVGRNYMFHNSKALVALAHEPNTTVFQKTVSINDWYLGSEAFPYPMGNIQMTGKTSGTIMKGYAPLETFLMPGWSMDQIAEHALDFWLSSEDLPDPENRITVNKEGAITLSYTPNNQTASAKLEHNLRGLLDSLYLKNHLVERQIYVKSSMAIAAVGHQAGTCRFGTDPTTSVLDLDCKAHELDNLYVVDTSFFPSIGAVNPSLTAIANALRVGDHLIARLQG; encoded by the coding sequence ATGCCTGCCACCCCAACGGCCCGGATCATCGACCCGTCGATCACCCTCGCCCCGTTGCCTGGTGCCGGGCAGCTGAATCCACCGGATGGCAGCCACGTGGATGTGTTGATCATCGGCAGTGGGGCCGGCGGCGGCACCCTGGCGCGGCACCTGGCTGGCAGCGGCCTCAAGGTGCTGGTGCTGGAACGCGGCGACTGGCTCCCCCAGGAACCGCAGAACTGGAGCGCCGAAGCGGTGTTTCAGCAGGGGCGCTATGTGTCTGCGGACACCTGGCACGACAAGCACGGCAAGGCCTTTCAGCCCGGCAGCCACTACATGGTGGGAGGCGCCACCAAGATGTACGGGGCCGCCCACTTCCGCCTGCGCGAGGCCGATTTCGGCGAGCTGATTCACCACGACGGCATCTCACCGGCCTGGCCCCTCCCTTACGACGTCTTCGAGCCCTATTACCAGCGCGCCGAAGAACTGTTCCACGTGCATGCCCAGCAGGGGGAAGATCCCACCGAACCCCGCCGCACTGCCCCCTATCCCCACCCGCCGATTGCCCATGAGCCGCGCATGCAGAAGCTGGTCGACGATCTGCGTGCCGCCGGCCTGCGCCCCTTCCACGCCCCCAGCGGGGTGATGCTCGATGAGGCCAACCTGCCCTTCAGCCGTTGCCGCAAGTGCAACCGCTGTGATGGCTTTCCGTGCCTGGTGCATGCCAAGGGCGATGCGGACGTGGTGGGCATTCGGCCGGCCTTGGCCGATGCGAACGTGTCGCTGCTCACCCGCGCCCATGTGCAGCGGCTGCTCACCGATGCCAGTGGTGGGCGGGTCACGGCGGTGGAACTTCTGCGCGATGGCGAGCCGATGCGCTTTTCCGCCGATGTAGTGGTGGTGAGTTGCGGCGCCGCCAACAGCGCCCGGCTGCTGCTGATGTCTGCCAACGACCGCCACCCGGCCGGCCTGGCCAATGGCTCGGGGCAGGTGGGGCGCAACTACATGTTCCACAACAGCAAGGCCCTCGTGGCCCTGGCCCATGAACCCAACACCACCGTGTTTCAGAAAACGGTGTCGATCAATGACTGGTATCTGGGCTCTGAGGCGTTTCCCTACCCGATGGGCAACATCCAGATGACCGGCAAGACCAGCGGCACGATCATGAAGGGCTATGCCCCACTGGAAACCTTCCTGATGCCCGGCTGGAGCATGGACCAGATCGCGGAACATGCACTGGATTTCTGGCTGAGCAGCGAGGATCTCCCCGACCCTGAGAACCGCATCACCGTGAACAAGGAGGGGGCGATCACCCTCTCCTACACCCCCAACAATCAGACGGCCAGCGCCAAGCTTGAGCATAATCTTCGCGGCTTGCTGGATTCTCTCTATCTGAAGAATCACCTGGTGGAGCGGCAGATCTACGTGAAATCCAGCATGGCGATTGCCGCCGTGGGCCACCAGGCTGGCACCTGCCGCTTCGGCACCGATCCCACCACCTCGGTGCTGGATCTTGATTGCAAAGCCCACGAGCTCGATAACCTCTACGTGGTGGACACCAGCTTCTTCCCCAGCATCGGTGCGGTGAATCCCTCGCTCACCGCCATCGCTAACGCCCTGCGGGTGGGCGATCATCTCATCGCCCGGCTGCAGGGATGA